In one Photobacterium swingsii genomic region, the following are encoded:
- a CDS encoding PTS fructose transporter subunit IIB → MKIVAVTACPTGIAHTYMAADALMKTAPKYNVHIKVETQGAMGVENQLTPHDIAQADKVLIVSDIEVEHAARFEAMHTIRIPIEDVLLNVDKVFLVHCRE, encoded by the coding sequence ATGAAAATTGTTGCTGTCACAGCCTGCCCTACAGGTATTGCGCATACTTACATGGCAGCAGATGCACTCATGAAAACAGCCCCCAAATACAATGTTCACATCAAAGTTGAAACACAAGGTGCAATGGGGGTTGAAAACCAGCTGACACCGCATGATATCGCCCAAGCAGATAAAGTATTAATCGTCTCTGACATTGAGGTTGAACATGCTGCACGCTTCGAAGCAATGCACACCATACGTATTCCTATTGAAGACGTATTACTCAACGTAGATAAAGTCTTCCTCGTTCACTGCCGCGAATAA